The following coding sequences lie in one Vanessa tameamea isolate UH-Manoa-2023 chromosome 17, ilVanTame1 primary haplotype, whole genome shotgun sequence genomic window:
- the LOC113400275 gene encoding clavesin-2-like: MNEYVEYDWRLHQMQNERLCDVSRKRLTDSDRQRALDGLKEAVDSSLNLALRDKSRCQDDNFLRRFLYARKHDVQQSFELLVRYHQHRREHPELWATADGGVLRALADGLPGVLAQRDRRGRCVLLMFASNWTPHACPLLSVFRALLLTLERTLTESQNQANGYVIIVDWTEFTFKQSCSLQAKVLKMMIDCLQDSMPVRFKSIHFIGQPWYVETALAVIKPYLKAKTRERIMLHGNNLSTLHDSLPLDILPAELGGEGPSYNSEYWLQEFCRCENIDSKPVPVIGTAAPVDNDLPAAKLDKAYKQKDSPNFSFNGSEKSAKSELLRDKD; this comes from the coding sequence ATGAACGAGTATGTCGAGTACGACTGGAGACTACACCAGATGCAAAATGAACGCCTTTGTGACGTGTCTAGAAAAAGACTTACAGATAGTGATAGACAACGTGCACTCGATGGCCTTAAAGAAGCAGTCGATTCAAGTCTCAACTTAGCCCTTCGCGATAAAAGCCGTTGTCAAGACGACAACTTCTTGCGGCGGTTTTTGTACGCACGAAAGCATGATGTGCAGCAAAGTTTCGAGTTACTAGTACGATATCATCAACATCGCAGGGAACATCCTGAACTATGGGCTACAGCAGACGGAGGTGTATTACGCGCTCTCGCCGATGGATTGCCTGGCGTGCTAGCACAACGTGACCGTCGCGGTCGCTGTGTGCTCCTCATGTTTGCTTCTAATTGGACTCCACATGCGTGTCCTCTACTTTCCGTGTTCAGAGCCTTACTTCTAACTTTGGAACGCACCCTTACCGAATCACAAAATCAAGCCAACGGATATGTTATTATTGTTGACTGGACAGAGTTTACTTTTAAGCAATCGTGTAGTTTACAagctaaagttttaaaaatgatgATTGACTGTTTGCAAGACAGTATGCCTGTGCGATTTAAAAGCATACATTTCATCGGCCAACCGTGGTATGTGGAAACAGCACTCGCAGTAATTAAACCTTATCTTAAAGCAAAAACCCGGGAAAGAATAATGTTACATGGAAATAATCTATCCACATTACACGATTCACTGCCGTTGGATATTTTACCTGCAGAGCTAGGAGGAGAAGGTCCCTCCTACAACTCTGAATACTGGCTTCAGGAATTTTGTCGTTGTGAAAATATAGATTCGAAACCAGTGCCCGTAATAGGAACAGCTGCTCCAGTAGATAACGATCTCCCCGCTGCCAAACTTGATAAAGCGTATAAACAAAAAGATAGTCCCAACTTTTCATTTAATGGAAGCGAAAAAAGTGCTAAGTCTGAGTTACTTCGTGATAAAGATTGA
- the LOC113400273 gene encoding protein quick-to-court isoform X2: MDIGNIRASHKHRNVTGNFRRSSSLRLRGEKMVQRSPLTTRKYIPIITENTHQKQRSDGSRLPEPSHRPRSQSFNSNIQNKPKKSCLKIQEPCMDRNLSMTDSAHTPPGSPEDLPDDESLHSYGSAATAASIDAGYAPFNGTTFSGRSMRYVLHCSSHAGLAGEEYLTPTQRAQKQIRRLKNLLSQAKKDLEKKDSEIFQLTKEVVELRLYKASIFSPDDKSNSSEIVTVRENNGEASIEDDSIKCKESHRSFDIIDSPLFKGQTPTRCRNEMQGSFTDSGHFDDLTNSSLHSKESVHMLTHDASCMTETSDSDEERRNLIAYYDKKIEDVVRSQVGDTQEMKKAHNDKVEALLQKLADVNTRYCELLPNYEQAKERIHVLEKQLEEASKQLQDEEGRHRSMYLQMYDKGREAAKYELDKDAEPEPSTSQMNRVSVEELLEQLQITQTELENVRDTAFTEDRTTKSQVLLSAKEAVSLWVLGARKAMYRRIVESQKGTKMNVDPEVTLQFLKSAIYYFLTDPENHQGHLNAIENILGFTEAEKKNIRKARTT; encoded by the exons ATGGACATTGGAAATATTCGTGCAAGTCATAAACATA GAAATGTCACAGGAAATTTCCGCCGCTCATCTTCACTGCGGCTGCGCGGTGAAAAAATGGTGCAGCGATCGCCTTTAACAACTAGGAAATATATTCCAATAATCACGGAAAATACACACCAGAAACAACGAAGCGATGGCTCTCGTCTTCCAGAGCCAAGCCATCGCCCACGCAGTCAA tcattcaattcaaatatacaaaacaaaccaAAGAAATCCTGTTTGAAAATACAAGAGCCTTGTATGGACAGAAATCTGAGTATGACAGATTCAGCCCATACTCCACCTGGTTCTCCGGAAGATTTGCCTGATGATGAATCCTTGCACAGCTATGGTAGTGCAGCCACCGCTGCATCAATCGACGCTGGATATGCACCATTCAATGGTACCACTTTCAGTGGCAGGTCTATGCGATATGTGCTGCATTGTTCCTCACATGCTGGTCTTGCTGGAGAGGAGTATTTAACACCAACTCAGCGAGCTCAAAAGCAAATTCGTCGTCTTAAAAACCTTCTGAGCCAAGCAAAGAAAGACTTAGAAAAGAAAGACAGTGAAATATTTCAGCTCACAAAAGAAGTTGTCGAACTACGTCTTTACAAAGCTTCTATATTCTCACCAGATGATAAGTCAAACTCTAGTGAGATTGTTACAGTACGGGAAAACAATGGTGAAGCATCTATTGAAGATGACAGTATTAAATGTAAGGAAAGTCATAGATCATTTGATATTATTGACAGCCCTTTATTTAAAGGGCAAACACCAACTCGGTGTCGCAATGAAATGCAAGGATCATTCACTGATTCAGGACACTTTGATGATCTCACAAATTCATCCTTACACTCAAAGGAATCAGTTCATATGTTAACCCATGATGCTTCATGCATGACAGAAACATCTGACAGTGATGAAGAACGGCGCAATTTGATAGCTTATTATGACAAGAAAATAGAAGATGTTGTGAGATCACAAGTGGGTGACACACAAGAAATGAAAAAAGCACACAATGATAAAGTTGAGGCTTTGCTTCAGAAACTAGCAGATGTTAATACACGGTATTGTGAATTGTTGCCCAACTATGAACAGGCAAAGGAAAGAATACATGTTTTGGAGAAACAGTTAGAGGAAGCAAGCAAACAGCTACAAGATGAAGAAGGCAGACATCGTTCTATGTATTTGCAAATGTATGATAAGGGTAGAGAAGCGGCCAAGTATGAGTTGGATAag gACGCTGAACCAGAACCTAGTACTAGCCAAATGAACAGAGTTTCAGTTGAAGAGCTGTTGGAACAGTTGCAAATTACTCAGACTGAGCTTGAAAACGTCCGA GACACTGCATTCACAGAGGACAGAACGACAAAGTCACAAGTACTTCTAAGTGCAAAGGAGGCTGTTTCTTTATGGGTCCTAGGAGCTCGAAAG GCAATGTATCGTCGCATTGTAGAGTCCCAGAAAGGCACCAAGATGAACGTAGACCCGGAGGTGACATTACAGTTTCTGAAATCGGCCATTTATTATTTCCTCACAGACCCAGAGAATCACCAAGGACATTTAAATGCTATAGAAAACATACTAGGGTTCACCGAagctgaaaagaaaaatatacgcaAAGCAAGAACGACGTAA
- the LOC113400273 gene encoding protein quick-to-court isoform X3 produces the protein MNKNYGRRLAEFQDEHFCAGNVTGNFRRSSSLRLRGEKMVQRSPLTTRKYIPIITENTHQKQRSDGSRLPEPSHRPRSQSFNSNIQNKPKKSCLKIQEPCMDRNLSMTDSAHTPPGSPEDLPDDESLHSYGSAATAASIDAGYAPFNGTTFSGRSMRYVLHCSSHAGLAGEEYLTPTQRAQKQIRRLKNLLSQAKKDLEKKDSEIFQLTKEVVELRLYKASIFSPDDKSNSSEIVTVRENNGEASIEDDSIKCKESHRSFDIIDSPLFKGQTPTRCRNEMQGSFTDSGHFDDLTNSSLHSKESVHMLTHDASCMTETSDSDEERRNLIAYYDKKIEDVVRSQVGDTQEMKKAHNDKVEALLQKLADVNTRYCELLPNYEQAKERIHVLEKQLEEASKQLQDEEGRHRSMYLQMYDKGREAAKYELDKDAEPEPSTSQMNRVSVEELLEQLQITQTELENVRAMYRRIVESQKGTKMNVDPEVTLQFLKSAIYYFLTDPENHQGHLNAIENILGFTEAEKKNIRKARTT, from the exons atgaataaaaattatggtAGAAGACTCGCCGAGTTTCAAGATGAACATTTCTGCGCAGGAAATGTCACAGGAAATTTCCGCCGCTCATCTTCACTGCGGCTGCGCGGTGAAAAAATGGTGCAGCGATCGCCTTTAACAACTAGGAAATATATTCCAATAATCACGGAAAATACACACCAGAAACAACGAAGCGATGGCTCTCGTCTTCCAGAGCCAAGCCATCGCCCACGCAGTCAA tcattcaattcaaatatacaaaacaaaccaAAGAAATCCTGTTTGAAAATACAAGAGCCTTGTATGGACAGAAATCTGAGTATGACAGATTCAGCCCATACTCCACCTGGTTCTCCGGAAGATTTGCCTGATGATGAATCCTTGCACAGCTATGGTAGTGCAGCCACCGCTGCATCAATCGACGCTGGATATGCACCATTCAATGGTACCACTTTCAGTGGCAGGTCTATGCGATATGTGCTGCATTGTTCCTCACATGCTGGTCTTGCTGGAGAGGAGTATTTAACACCAACTCAGCGAGCTCAAAAGCAAATTCGTCGTCTTAAAAACCTTCTGAGCCAAGCAAAGAAAGACTTAGAAAAGAAAGACAGTGAAATATTTCAGCTCACAAAAGAAGTTGTCGAACTACGTCTTTACAAAGCTTCTATATTCTCACCAGATGATAAGTCAAACTCTAGTGAGATTGTTACAGTACGGGAAAACAATGGTGAAGCATCTATTGAAGATGACAGTATTAAATGTAAGGAAAGTCATAGATCATTTGATATTATTGACAGCCCTTTATTTAAAGGGCAAACACCAACTCGGTGTCGCAATGAAATGCAAGGATCATTCACTGATTCAGGACACTTTGATGATCTCACAAATTCATCCTTACACTCAAAGGAATCAGTTCATATGTTAACCCATGATGCTTCATGCATGACAGAAACATCTGACAGTGATGAAGAACGGCGCAATTTGATAGCTTATTATGACAAGAAAATAGAAGATGTTGTGAGATCACAAGTGGGTGACACACAAGAAATGAAAAAAGCACACAATGATAAAGTTGAGGCTTTGCTTCAGAAACTAGCAGATGTTAATACACGGTATTGTGAATTGTTGCCCAACTATGAACAGGCAAAGGAAAGAATACATGTTTTGGAGAAACAGTTAGAGGAAGCAAGCAAACAGCTACAAGATGAAGAAGGCAGACATCGTTCTATGTATTTGCAAATGTATGATAAGGGTAGAGAAGCGGCCAAGTATGAGTTGGATAag gACGCTGAACCAGAACCTAGTACTAGCCAAATGAACAGAGTTTCAGTTGAAGAGCTGTTGGAACAGTTGCAAATTACTCAGACTGAGCTTGAAAACGTCCGA GCAATGTATCGTCGCATTGTAGAGTCCCAGAAAGGCACCAAGATGAACGTAGACCCGGAGGTGACATTACAGTTTCTGAAATCGGCCATTTATTATTTCCTCACAGACCCAGAGAATCACCAAGGACATTTAAATGCTATAGAAAACATACTAGGGTTCACCGAagctgaaaagaaaaatatacgcaAAGCAAGAACGACGTAA
- the LOC113400273 gene encoding protein quick-to-court isoform X1, translating into MNKNYGRRLAEFQDEHFCAGNVTGNFRRSSSLRLRGEKMVQRSPLTTRKYIPIITENTHQKQRSDGSRLPEPSHRPRSQSFNSNIQNKPKKSCLKIQEPCMDRNLSMTDSAHTPPGSPEDLPDDESLHSYGSAATAASIDAGYAPFNGTTFSGRSMRYVLHCSSHAGLAGEEYLTPTQRAQKQIRRLKNLLSQAKKDLEKKDSEIFQLTKEVVELRLYKASIFSPDDKSNSSEIVTVRENNGEASIEDDSIKCKESHRSFDIIDSPLFKGQTPTRCRNEMQGSFTDSGHFDDLTNSSLHSKESVHMLTHDASCMTETSDSDEERRNLIAYYDKKIEDVVRSQVGDTQEMKKAHNDKVEALLQKLADVNTRYCELLPNYEQAKERIHVLEKQLEEASKQLQDEEGRHRSMYLQMYDKGREAAKYELDKDAEPEPSTSQMNRVSVEELLEQLQITQTELENVRDTAFTEDRTTKSQVLLSAKEAVSLWVLGARKAMYRRIVESQKGTKMNVDPEVTLQFLKSAIYYFLTDPENHQGHLNAIENILGFTEAEKKNIRKARTT; encoded by the exons atgaataaaaattatggtAGAAGACTCGCCGAGTTTCAAGATGAACATTTCTGCGCAGGAAATGTCACAGGAAATTTCCGCCGCTCATCTTCACTGCGGCTGCGCGGTGAAAAAATGGTGCAGCGATCGCCTTTAACAACTAGGAAATATATTCCAATAATCACGGAAAATACACACCAGAAACAACGAAGCGATGGCTCTCGTCTTCCAGAGCCAAGCCATCGCCCACGCAGTCAA tcattcaattcaaatatacaaaacaaaccaAAGAAATCCTGTTTGAAAATACAAGAGCCTTGTATGGACAGAAATCTGAGTATGACAGATTCAGCCCATACTCCACCTGGTTCTCCGGAAGATTTGCCTGATGATGAATCCTTGCACAGCTATGGTAGTGCAGCCACCGCTGCATCAATCGACGCTGGATATGCACCATTCAATGGTACCACTTTCAGTGGCAGGTCTATGCGATATGTGCTGCATTGTTCCTCACATGCTGGTCTTGCTGGAGAGGAGTATTTAACACCAACTCAGCGAGCTCAAAAGCAAATTCGTCGTCTTAAAAACCTTCTGAGCCAAGCAAAGAAAGACTTAGAAAAGAAAGACAGTGAAATATTTCAGCTCACAAAAGAAGTTGTCGAACTACGTCTTTACAAAGCTTCTATATTCTCACCAGATGATAAGTCAAACTCTAGTGAGATTGTTACAGTACGGGAAAACAATGGTGAAGCATCTATTGAAGATGACAGTATTAAATGTAAGGAAAGTCATAGATCATTTGATATTATTGACAGCCCTTTATTTAAAGGGCAAACACCAACTCGGTGTCGCAATGAAATGCAAGGATCATTCACTGATTCAGGACACTTTGATGATCTCACAAATTCATCCTTACACTCAAAGGAATCAGTTCATATGTTAACCCATGATGCTTCATGCATGACAGAAACATCTGACAGTGATGAAGAACGGCGCAATTTGATAGCTTATTATGACAAGAAAATAGAAGATGTTGTGAGATCACAAGTGGGTGACACACAAGAAATGAAAAAAGCACACAATGATAAAGTTGAGGCTTTGCTTCAGAAACTAGCAGATGTTAATACACGGTATTGTGAATTGTTGCCCAACTATGAACAGGCAAAGGAAAGAATACATGTTTTGGAGAAACAGTTAGAGGAAGCAAGCAAACAGCTACAAGATGAAGAAGGCAGACATCGTTCTATGTATTTGCAAATGTATGATAAGGGTAGAGAAGCGGCCAAGTATGAGTTGGATAag gACGCTGAACCAGAACCTAGTACTAGCCAAATGAACAGAGTTTCAGTTGAAGAGCTGTTGGAACAGTTGCAAATTACTCAGACTGAGCTTGAAAACGTCCGA GACACTGCATTCACAGAGGACAGAACGACAAAGTCACAAGTACTTCTAAGTGCAAAGGAGGCTGTTTCTTTATGGGTCCTAGGAGCTCGAAAG GCAATGTATCGTCGCATTGTAGAGTCCCAGAAAGGCACCAAGATGAACGTAGACCCGGAGGTGACATTACAGTTTCTGAAATCGGCCATTTATTATTTCCTCACAGACCCAGAGAATCACCAAGGACATTTAAATGCTATAGAAAACATACTAGGGTTCACCGAagctgaaaagaaaaatatacgcaAAGCAAGAACGACGTAA